In a single window of the Flavobacterium sp. W4I14 genome:
- a CDS encoding hypothetical protein (product_source=Hypo-rule applied; transmembrane_helix_parts=Inside_1_6,TMhelix_7_29,Outside_30_154), with translation MQIAKNIIYPLLALLILLFIYNYGRIISTIISEDDGTKNIRNNLIGTWILVKKQGFTDNAIKPEDLREVTYLKYFVCGPDDLIPDPYLIKTYNSAAGKWLRNRVFFIDSSKEAQKTSEIIRLTKDSLIIGDRDVPIRKNNNAIPMRYLFLRKNK, from the coding sequence ATGCAAATAGCTAAAAATATCATCTACCCATTGCTTGCTCTTTTGATATTATTATTTATTTACAATTACGGTCGTATCATTTCAACAATTATATCCGAAGATGACGGAACCAAAAATATCCGAAACAATTTGATTGGCACCTGGATATTAGTAAAGAAACAGGGCTTTACAGATAATGCTATTAAACCTGAAGATTTACGTGAGGTTACTTATTTAAAATATTTTGTATGTGGTCCCGACGATCTTATTCCAGATCCATACCTAATTAAAACTTATAATTCTGCAGCGGGTAAATGGCTCCGAAACCGAGTTTTTTTTATTGACTCAAGTAAAGAGGCACAAAAAACATCAGAAATAATAAGATTAACCAAAGATTCACTAATCATAGGAGATCGTGACGTGCCTATTAGAAAAAACAACAATGCAATACCAATGAGATACCTATTTTTAAGAAAAAACAAATAA
- a CDS encoding Zn-dependent M28 family amino/carboxypeptidase (product_source=COG2234; cath_funfam=3.40.630.10; cog=COG2234; pfam=PF02225,PF04389; superfamily=53187): MKKLLLFSSCALLFFGSCKQGTKSTDISVDSLAIKAINDSSLTHYLSVIAADSLEGRKPFTNGETKTINYLKNQFEKLGLQPGNGDSFFQEVPMVEIKSVPEAKMVVKGKTASLILNYLTDFVAGTRRLQDEVSISNSPLVFAGYGIVAPEYGWNDYANLDVKGKTVVVLINDPGFADSTLFKGKNMTYYGRWTYKFEEAARQGATGIIIVHDTEPAAYPWTVVRSGWSKSKLTLQSEDNGMSRAVVEGWITLDKAKQLFALDGKSFDQLALSARKKGFKAVDLNMTTSLKVKNTIKKSVTYNVLAKIPGNKHKDEAIIYSAHWDHLGVGEKIQGDSIYNGAVDNATGVASLFEIASAFKKLPKAPGRTILFISYTAEEQGLLGSEYYAKHPAFPLAKTVANINMDMMGIAGKTKDIVVYGFGQSELEDYAAAAAKKQGRVIVPDPVPSSGLYYRSDHFNLAKVGVPSLFTGSGVDNIKNGREWGLKQVADFTKFRYHSPQDNFDAKTWDLSGIIEDVRMLFDMGYRISNEDSYPKWKDGSEFKAIREKK; the protein is encoded by the coding sequence ATGAAAAAACTCCTTCTATTTTCCAGTTGTGCGCTCCTTTTCTTTGGTTCCTGCAAGCAAGGTACAAAAAGCACTGATATTAGTGTAGATTCTTTAGCCATTAAAGCCATTAACGATTCGAGTTTAACCCATTATCTATCAGTAATTGCGGCTGATAGCTTAGAAGGGCGAAAACCTTTTACCAATGGAGAAACCAAAACCATCAATTATCTAAAAAACCAGTTCGAAAAACTGGGCCTGCAGCCGGGCAATGGAGATAGTTTCTTTCAGGAGGTACCCATGGTAGAAATTAAATCTGTGCCGGAAGCTAAAATGGTTGTTAAAGGAAAAACAGCATCCTTAATACTCAATTATTTAACCGATTTTGTGGCTGGCACGCGCCGTTTGCAAGATGAGGTAAGTATAAGCAACTCACCTTTGGTTTTTGCTGGGTATGGTATTGTTGCACCCGAGTATGGCTGGAACGATTATGCAAACCTTGATGTAAAAGGGAAAACGGTAGTGGTGTTGATCAATGATCCGGGCTTTGCCGATTCTACCTTGTTTAAAGGTAAAAATATGACTTACTACGGCAGATGGACCTATAAGTTTGAAGAAGCGGCTAGACAGGGGGCTACAGGGATTATTATTGTTCATGATACCGAGCCAGCAGCTTATCCCTGGACAGTTGTGCGCAGTGGATGGTCGAAATCTAAACTTACCCTGCAAAGCGAAGACAATGGAATGAGCAGGGCTGTAGTGGAAGGCTGGATTACTTTAGATAAGGCGAAACAGCTATTTGCACTGGATGGTAAATCTTTCGACCAATTGGCTTTAAGTGCTCGGAAAAAAGGTTTTAAAGCTGTCGATTTAAATATGACCACCTCATTAAAGGTTAAAAATACCATCAAAAAATCGGTTACTTATAATGTTCTGGCTAAAATACCAGGCAATAAGCATAAAGACGAAGCTATTATTTATTCGGCACATTGGGATCATTTAGGCGTGGGAGAAAAAATACAGGGCGATTCTATCTACAATGGGGCGGTTGATAATGCAACTGGCGTAGCTTCTTTATTCGAAATTGCTTCGGCCTTTAAAAAATTGCCTAAAGCTCCCGGGCGTACCATTTTATTTATTTCTTATACGGCTGAAGAGCAAGGCCTATTGGGTTCTGAATATTATGCCAAACACCCAGCTTTCCCTTTGGCTAAAACGGTTGCCAATATCAATATGGATATGATGGGTATCGCCGGTAAAACCAAAGATATTGTGGTATACGGCTTTGGTCAGTCAGAATTGGAAGATTATGCTGCAGCAGCGGCTAAAAAACAGGGGCGGGTAATTGTACCAGATCCTGTTCCATCATCGGGGTTATACTACCGTTCAGATCATTTTAATTTGGCTAAGGTTGGTGTACCCTCACTGTTTACAGGTTCAGGGGTAGATAACATTAAAAACGGCAGGGAATGGGGATTAAAGCAAGTAGCTGATTTTACCAAATTCCGTTACCATTCGCCACAGGATAATTTCGATGCCAAAACATGGGATTTATCGGGTATTATAGAAGATGTAAGAATGCTCTTTGATATGGGGTACCGAATCAGTAATGAAGATTCCTATCCGAAATGGAAAGACGGATCTGAATTTAAAGCTATTAGAGAAAAGAAGTAA